Part of the Engraulis encrasicolus isolate BLACKSEA-1 chromosome 1, IST_EnEncr_1.0, whole genome shotgun sequence genome, TCCCCAACGACGTCACGGTATTGACTACCCAGTGATTGGCTCCAAAGCTTACAGCTTCAGCCAGTCACCACTCAAGCTCTAGGTTGCCTCCACAGTCGTGGATATATATAGTGGCGTGAGGTGAGGTGATTTTTCTAAATCTAAGACAAAGCATCAAACATGAGCGGAAGAGGCAAAACCGGTGGCAAGGCTAGGGCAAAGGCCAAGACGCGttcatccagggctggactgcagtTCCCCGTTGGTCGTGTGCACAGGCTGCTGCGTAAAGGCAACTATGCTGAGCGCGTGGGAGCTGGCGCACCCGTCTACCTGGCTGCAGTGCTCGAGTACTTGACCGCTGAGATCCTCGAGTTGGCTGGCAACGCCGCTCGTGACAACAAGAAGACTCGTATCATTCCCCGTCATCTGCAGCTGGCCGTGCGCAACGACGAGGAGTTGAACAAACTGCTCGGTGGTGTCACCATCGCTCAGGGTGGTGTGCTGCCCAACATTCAGGCTGTTCTCCTGCCCAAGAAGACCGAGAAGTCCAAGTAAATCTTCCCCCGACTTCCCTGAACAAaacggctcttttaagagccacccacacATCCCGAAAAGAGCAATTTTCAATGTTTGACAGAAATCATGATGACACGTAGTAAAACAAAACGTATACATTGACATGTTTATACCATGAAGAATGGGGATGACTGTTACTATCGCCCATCTCCAAAACCCTGGCCTAATAATATACACCGTCTAGGCTACATACCGGCTAAATAAGAATGTGCCAAGACGACACCGGAAGGGAATTGCTTAgctataattaggcctattacaaaGACTCCTTGACTGCCCAAGTATATTTCCCGCATTAGACGCCAGCACGGTGTGTTGCCATGCATTCGTCCACGACTATGGTGCAACAGCTAATATACATACTTTGTGTGTTGAATGCATATGAAAGTATTTCAGAGATGTTTCAAACACGCATAAAATAGAAAGACCATTGAGAGTGCTGCGGTGTGGGCGCCAAAGCACAATGGGACTCAAAAGCATGTATGGTGATATTAAATATGGCTGTGGTTTTAATATAGCATAACGTGGAAAGACATATGTATGTAGGATAGAGTTGAAAAGTGATTGTTAACTGTTTTAACAGTGGCAAATAAATTCAATGTGCCTACGTTGTGCATGTGAGAGATGAAAAGTGCTTGTTGACTACTATAACACCATTGAGTAGAACTACATTGCACTCTCGGTGGGGCGGTGCTCTATGATTTAAATTTTAGGCGCCATTGAGATGAAATCCAATCAGAGGGAACCGGTGAGGACACGTCATTGGAGGCAAGTCTCGGATGTAGCGCTTAAATAGCATGCGCTTCCCATTTGGCTTCACGTTCGTCCCTTCCAACGAAGCTCAACAATGGCAAGAACCAAGCAAACTGCTCGCAAGTCCACCGGAGGCAAAGCCCCGAGGAAGCAGCTCGCCACCAAGGCAGCGCGTAAAAGCGCACCGGCTACCGGTGGCGTGAAGAAGCCTCACCGTTACAGGCCAGGAACAGTGGCTCTGAGAGAGATCCGTCGCTACCAGAAATCCACTGAGCTGCTGATCCGCAAGCTGCCCTTCCAGCGTCTGGTCAGGGAAATCGCTCAGGATTTCAAGACCGACCTGCGCTTCCAGAGCTCTGCTGTCATGGCTCTGCAGGAGGCTAGCGAGGCTTACCTGGTTGGTCTGTTCGAGGACACCAACCTGTGCGCCATCCACGCCAAGAGAGTGACCATCATGCCCAAGGACATCCAGCTGGCTCGTCGTATCCGCGGAGAGCGTGCTTAAGTCTTTCCCCTGAAACCAAcaacggctcttttaagagccactcACACCTTCCTATGAAAGCATTGTTTCTACCCAGCCAGTCGCAGTGTCAAGTACAGTACATCACGGCACAAAACACATCAAAAGCCAACACAACAAAGCGCTTGCACAGTGCAATATAGCAGCAATCATTCACTTAATATTATGAAGCCATGACTATAAGCCTGTGAAGTAACGGGCTACACGTGTGAGTCTACAGCAAGAGCGCACGCTGGCCGAGCAGTGGGTATTTCAATACAGCCGTGTCGTACTTTTCAGAATATATTCCCCAATCTTAAATGTGATTGAAGGCCAATTATACTACACTGTCACAACTTCACACGACACGCATATATACAACAATACAGCACACTGCAAAAAGTAGAGCAgacgtgcaaaaaaaaaaagttaggggTCCGGGCTGCTTGACTTTGGTCAACTTAAACGTGATAAGTTGAGCAGATTTCTCACAGTAAGTTTGGTCAACTTAAAACACTTGTTTTCAACCAGTTCAACCAGGCGCTGTGTTGACACATGCGAGGCCCAATAGCGAAAGACTGCAATACCTTACTGCGCGTCATCCTAGGCCTGGCAAATGATTCAGGTGGTGACAAATGATTCATTTGGTTCGTTAGCTTGTGGACTGGTGGCTTTGattgtgcgcgtatgtgcgtaaGACTTCATTTGATCACATAGGCATACTACACAGATCATTCTGTTCAATATTCACAATACATGGAATAGCTTTTTGATGAGAttgtgggtggctcttaaaagagcctttggtTTGGGAAAAGGGGGAGAACTCTTTACTTGGAGCTGGTGTACTTGGTGACGGCCTTGGTTCCCTCAGACACGGCGTGCTTGGCGAGCTCACCGGGCAGCAACAGACGCACTGCGGTCTGGATCTCCCTGGAGGAGATGGTGTGGCGCTTGTTGTAGTGTGCCAGGCGGGAAGCCTCACCAGCGATGCGCTCGAAGATGTCGTTGACGAAGGAGTTCATGATGCTCATGGCCTTAGAAGAGATCCCTGTGTCGGGGTGGACCTGCTTCAGGACCTTGTACACGTAGATAGCATAGCTCTCCTTCCTGGTCCTCTTGCGCTTCTTGCCACCCTTTCCGGCGGTCTTGCTCACGGCTTTCTTTGAGCCCTTCTTGGGGGCAGGCTTGGCTGGATCAGGCATGGTTAGCAGTTGTCAGGGACAATGGTGTTTGGCATAGTTGCTCTGCTGTTCTTATACCCACCAGTATGCAAATACCTCACTTCAAGTCGGCACAAGCTGAGCTCAAGGACAATCCAATGAGCCATTTCCCTCCATTTTCAGAGGCGATGATTGGTCACTTTTGAAATAGGGGGACGTTCCGTCTGCCTCAAAGAGCACTCTACCCACAAACGTTAGTTTTGCCCTCGTTGCACACTGACCTTTTCCCGCACTTTTTAACGAAATAAATTACGTTCAACAAAGTAATACAAGCAGCCTATTCTAGTCAGATGAACTTAAATCACCTGAAAAGTTAGTATGAGTACGTGTAGCCTATGTTGCGAGCAAGCAGACTCAAGTTTCTTATTAGGGTAAATAGCAGACCTTATTGTACCTGCCTAACATATGTAGTTGCCTACATTATTCATTCtgtagtagagtataatttatggatcccagggggaaattattgTGAGGGGCATTCTTGACCGTTTTCACAATTTTTAAATATACATTTACACAATGGACCACAATGTGGAAAGTGGCTTTTGTCACGACCAGCTCATAGGGAAACCTGCTGGGAAAGTCCTACACACTAAATAAAGCTGAGTCAGTAAGTCATGATAGATAGAGTTAAATAATTCTACTACGCACGGCAATGGGCATGGTCTAAATTGAAATAACAAGTTCAACTGCCTCCgaattagggactgtacgttatttaccggggggggagggctggtgcgctggaagtccggtcaaaaaaaaaaatcatggccccccccctccacctcaattttttccccatggccctccccccacttcaattttgttttcccatggccctccccctacaggtaaaaaaaaaataatatgtaaaattggtagatgaacaaccatcatgagaacagtcagagtagcctacatcaagggcggttgtctgcactattatgtgctatcgatatcagtggatacctatgagaagccgctagaatctacctccgcggctgcatgggatgccttttaactccactgtcaccaagacaaattgccttcactattgtttttacgtgttaagtaataataatgataataataaaaacttccatttcaataccaatgtccgagttgttactactgtaaactacaaagtggagagagtttccccaccgcagcttcaatatttccctgctcgacaagcagcgcctttcacaaagtacgttttacatgttcagcacagtagcgaagccagggacgcaggaactggttttgaccagggggtgctgtgaaaaaaaaatctgttttttagatgcaatttcctgcgttctaatcgattttagggtgaggaatggcgaatcacatctgaataacttcctcatgttttatgtagcctaaacaaggatgggtagatttacctttttgttaaacatctcactttgacattattaatttaagttcttcttgcggaagggaaacgcgcacctgatgtggaggtgagggcgtgttcaagagcaaatcgcgctgccttgacagtttgtctcagcatgggcagtgtgcaatgtgtgaaattagaagaaatgctttgactaggctatgcgatgcactcgtgagaggtgaccgggctttcaaataatttagatttgcgactgtggatctcaaggtgcatctcgatcaggacccctgtcctgtctcccagaccgcgcataaaagcacgcacgcacacacacacatagctctaccttcccgaatgtgatacactttgacggccaaagagtccgggatgtgatcggagcaagaagtaggctaagcgccaaagcagctcgagccattgctggctattgatacagagagagtgagaaatccacctttagtttgcatttaacgtaggccataggcctatttaagacgcattaataggtggtgctatggtggtcaaatcagcaaaatggaacaaattgccaaaacagaaccagtacaacattccaaaacatccaacaatagcacagccattacacaccgcggcaattcaactttgacaactgatgatagacaagccaggcacaccagctgtgctctcctcagattcaccccatagcaactccgaggctaagctagactacttcaccagcaacaggcaagacctagcataccaatacacgcttctacgaatccaatctccacagcaagaaacaaaagtcacttcttacctgacacgatgcacaactttggtgacattcccttctcccgtcacgctttaaatgtaggctacacaattccttgcttagttggtccgtttttgttcaccaaagtgacgagacttctcttcacaacaagttagctcctccaatggtttcaagaccgtatatgatgcatggccaacacatcgccgttaataccactgttattactaccttgacaccacaagctaaacaaaacaaaatctcccgcgtcactgcaccgttctaccaaagtacgtctaggcctaggtaggcctactgttcattccggtctggttggggtctaaaagttttttttaacacagatgttaaagcacacggcggtgccaataaataaaatcatgacttaccagaggctgtgaccaccagttgactacaacacctctccaaaattcctctggaaatgcccatccaattcgttgtcaaaacttcccaaactgtttagcccatatagttcacctcagctagttatttgctcacgggcattttctatgatgctcaatgttcccgtagcactagcaataggcctacagtgaaagagagtcagcgcgggcaatctacagtagctgcacctgatagttttttgactacagatacacgcttcagtgctataatagtatgcaccgggaccttgcatcgcaaagcgatgtgtttcagagcattctttattattattttaaaaaataaataaataaatgaataaaataaattcgtttttttccccatggccctccccctaactccgattttttttgccatggccctcccctccacctaattttttttcatcatggccctcccccccctacgcaccagccctcccccccccggtaaattacgaacagtcccttacaatttgatgtaggcctaattgttttACTGCAAGTCGTGTGAGTGGTTTGAACAAAGTTCAATTTCAAAGCTTCACACTGTAATAAGGACTTCGATTAAAATCTGAAGAAGCtggtgtagcctaggctactttgCAGTGCAAGGCACACAGAATGGTTCATTCCACATTCTGCATAACACTAACCATTTCATTGTTTCATACAGATGTTCCTTTCTTTTGAGCGTGGACACAATGGATATATTAGCTTTTTTAGATaagtgggtggctcttaaaagagcctttggtTTTTGTCGGTGAGTCGATATTTAACCTCCGAAACCGTACAGAGTACGGCCCTGGCGTTTCAGAGCATAGACGACGTCCATGGCTGTGACAGTCTTCCTCTTGGCATGCTCGGTGTAGGTGACGGCATCACGGATCACGTTCTCAAGGAACACCTTCAGCACACCACGGGTCTCCTCGTAGATGAGGCCAGAGATACGCTTCACACCACCACGGCGAGCCAGGCGCCTGATTGCAGGCTTGGTGATTCCCTGGATGTTATCGCGAAGGACTTTGCGATGACGCTTAGCGCCACCCTTTCCAAGACCTTTTCCTCCTTTGCCGCGTCCGCTCATGTTGTCTCTCTGTAATCACAAAGACTAGTATCTTCTCATGGTGAGCCCGGCTTATTTATGCCACACAGGAGGACCTGCTTGAAACAATGCGTACTAGGGCCAAGCGCCCCTCCCTTTGTGACTTCGAAACCGTTATGGCGGGTCCATCTTGGTGACATGCGCAGTGCCCTTCTAATAGCAACAATGTAACACacgagtaggcctatacattgttACAACCTTTCAACTGTAGAGCAGTTGCATTCTACACacttcatgcatgcatacattactatttgtttattctttcttttttttacccctcTGAAAGGGATGAGTGCAATATGTTTGGTTTGCATTATTGTTTTGGACGAATGTTTGCTGGTTGGTATGGGCGAAGATGCAGTCAGAACTATATTAACAGAAGCTGTCCGTATATGTTACATATTTCCTTGttcagtgtacatgtgtgtgtcatttgtctgtctgttgtgctatgtttttttgtgtaggcctacatcacactcACATGTCCAAACAAAAGTTCtattgaagagacaataaaggattatcTTATATTATTATctcataataataggcctaatactcGTGGAATAATTGGATTACTCATTGTAATGATAAGAAAAATGTAGTTGCAAAAACCTTATGCATAGATTGCATTGACAAGacattctgtcgagatgagctatcaATAGCCTAAATCGAATTGGCGAGTCTATCAAAACCGCGTGGAAGTAGCCTAATCTAACGGCATTTCATCTAAAAATGACATGGCATTTAGGCATTATGCTGCGAAATGCTGGAACCAAttccctgtccaaattagaacagtaggcctatcttgttttaaaagggaGTTAACAactgctttattctcatctgcctttggtgatagtcaattacacactatctataacacaaactactttttttttcttcctcttcttctcttttctctattcttaagcacattgaatgacgtGTGCACTATACATATGTTTGATTtgttttaaccctaaagcgaccgactggggtcatttatgaccccgggcacatattttcatacaccatttctgcaattttcatcagaaaaacttgtccttctaggagtttgtcaatacacatGTTTTGCATGTTGTAAATGATTtctgtgagatttggaccatctatgtgggatttataatcaaaacacctctggggtcactTATGACcctgagaggatccatgagatactcaacatcataatgtccattgttgttgtaattttcaaactctggtttttgtattttgtgtcttggggcaggccatggtcaccAGACCTAAAATAtgaataatataaacatttatagtattaaaatataatatattatataaataaatagggcacccctgcgatagccaacgaaggatattgtgagggcacccaggtagcatttcctctgttattgctccatatttgttgatatcatggcacagtggtcctagacacatgattagaatatgaaatggaagtcagcctgatgaacaaaaagggaggaaacaagtcatcagtgtagaaatcaatggcgtttttagaattttccttattatatgactatacaaaggctgaagcatcagttgaatcatgtatttgctctaatacatatggaagacaccctttcacagctacaatgttcAGAAAGAGTTTCAgagacattttgagtgtgcataaggttatatgtttgagacatggttttgtctatgtaaattaccatattctctgatcttgtgatttcatgaacccagaaatgttgagtaccttaaagttttattgcaggaatatcatctatgggcctaatggatagaatttagcttggtttcccaaagtttgactttgagcaatttccataattagcataaatatactgtattattacggtaagactatgacaagtgaataggctaaaaaaattaaatgatagctatcaccatgaaactttctcagatgattactgaagatgagagaagaaaaaaatgtattggatgttttttgtattttgatgtttacatatgcaaatgagggcatacatcatatttagcatatacgtatgtaagtttgactaatttttagcaaaacaatgaaatgttcaaattcacatttttttgctttagatgagggacaagtatgtacaagatgtaaataaatttgaatgaaccccaaaaaataatttatagggtggtatttctatataacctccttggggtcataaatgaccccgctcggtcagattagtcgcaaaaacaggccggtcgcttgagggttaattaAAAATGCTGCTTAGAAACTAGAGAATATCGAACTTCTGCGATATGCACTTCTGATTACATCCTGAAACATGCTGTGTTTTGTTCACTAGCACGATTTATTTGTCATGAACTATAGTAGGCTAACACGACAGCGTCATAACTGTATTGTGATGTAGTCATGGACGTGTTTTAATCATaacgtcaatgtcataaacgttttatgccTGATGGCATTCATTGACATTCCGCTATGGTCATGGTAGGTGACATTGCTTGGGCTATCTTTATTATGACACCTTGATGACATTAATCAAAGTGactaaccctcaagcgaccgagCTCTTTTTGCGACTAAtccgaccgagcggggtcatttatgaccccaaggagttaatatagaaataccaccataTACATTATATTGTGGGGATCATTCAAATGTATTTACATCCAATACATAggctacttgtccctcatctaaagcaaacaaATATACACTgtaaatttgaacattttattgttttgctaaaaggttgtcaaacttacatacgtacatTGATAATGATGTATgctctcatttgcatatgtaaacataaaaatacaaaaaaacatccgatgaattttttttcttctctcaaagtgcaactttggggaaccaagctaaattctatcaatCAGGCCCATAGATTATAGGctttttctgcaataaaactttagggtactcaacatttctgggttcatgaaatcacgactaatagagaatatggtaatttacatagacaaaaccatgtctcaaacatataagcttGTGCACACTCAATTTATCgtaaactttttctggacattgtggcTGTGAAAAggcgtcttccatatgtattagagcagggCTGGGGAACATTTTTAttggaggggccacttcaaattgctccgagggccgtaaaatcCAGAAAAATTCCCATAGGCTATAAATGGGCCAATTCTCACAAaattcattcacaacatgcacaacataggtATTGACCAACCCCTAAAAGGACAAGAAACGGTGAACAAAAATATTGTGCCCGGGGTGATAAATGACCCgactcggtcgctttagggttaaagaccgaaaatgtttgaaattacaGTATTCAAAGgttcatatttttgtcattttcaaaggTGTTTTCCTAACCATTGATTTCATCTGCATATCTATATGTGTTTaaaggggttgcaggtttaccAACAGAACGCCATCattagccctttgaggagtagcATCACAAATACCGGTAtttgattagaattttgcccaaatgttgagttctcattatgatgtcataaggttTTTTGCAAGATTcttacttctatgggagctgtagagtgttcaaataaaattctagaagaacctggggaaatTCCTCATTCAAAGGGTTTAAATGACAATTGAGATTCAGCATACACACTTCTTGTGCTgccttctctcactcacacataaaaatgtgtttttaaattAAGAGAAATCTCACTGCCCTTccactgtctctcactgtcttttcTGGGGACCATAAAAATGAACAGATGTATCATTATGGTCTTAAATGAACTAAATAAAACACATTTAATTGCATCTAAAATAATGTTGGTATTTaatgcaaaatgtttttttcacagtTTACTTTGTATTTTTGTTACATTCAtaagcttctctttttaaaaagtttatttattttgaactAAACTTTAGTTTTGacttttttgtccatatatcggaaaattatgtagttatatgcgttatatgcacattaatatacatataataacctaaaaaaaacttttcctcctgtttctacgttttagtctaggcaggatttctgaaaaggtgcttatttaaggtcctgaaggcaaatcatgttaattttcggcatacaactgatttaggggtattcaagggtgctgaatccaaatctgccgtatgccggacgcaaaaatgtaccgaaatgcctcaaaacggacaaaatccaatatggccgccgccaccgtgttaaaatcctgcaatcacttttcttttggactaaataaggtatgaatttgaaaatagcacttacttttatgttttcagacatggggaaagccattatgtcatcagatttaagctcagattggaggaaaatgcttatgtcattggctggcagccattttaaaagcagagagcctcatattgtcaacgatttctaacatttttactaatctttcaagatccacagaaaaaatgctctttgtctctgtgaacacaaatactacagaaaactgcactgaactgtctactttcacctgaaaaaagaaggttgtgtctacctttttccattctttagttatgggcagtagaacatgggatgacaccacaaaaaagcacagatttttgaccccaaaatactgcacttctcactgcccatatttttgctttaaggacatattgtctttgatagtgttcatgtttgatatacaacattttcagggggtttgaagggtgctcaatgcctttaattcccatagtacatcaaaatgaaggaatccaatatggccgccgtcaccagtctacagtgtacatttctttgattacacaaggtaaactcttaaccctcctgttaccctcaaattttggaacatccgtgatccttggggtcaatttgaccccaaccacttaaatgtctacaaaatcagtagaaaacaacactttggcacatgtttatgtctcagatatgtatcattgctctgttggtgacataaaaagtcctttaaatatatcctagcacccccacacatagcccacacaccaaaaaaacttaatccatgactaggcgaaaattagaaaaaatagcaataaaatgtcattaattggtctaaaaacatatggatacatattattgaaattttagtggctccatatactccctaaatatgaatttctattacttataacatttgaaaagaaaaaaacaaatttgattatcaaggatattatctgtctattaccgtatgggttaatttgaccctaaaagaaatagacattttcccaaacattcagaaggtttttaagtccaacattaattttccttgaatgtttgaatgtgtatttataacacaagtataatagttaggtaagaacatggatacattgccaaccaagagtttcgggaaaatcctagaaaatcattgttttctacattatttctacgcttgaattggTGTGAAGGGAAATAGCACAAGGAGCATAAAAAAGCATAAGCAATAAAATgaccttgtagacatattacatgttcatggtagtggagtaatgtttgaaggaacagggctagcaaatagtacatttacttctattcactatgtatgcccattggagaacttgtggtatggacgtcaatgtgtatgtccttcacaagagttacagctgttgctgttcctgccttctctatgtcaggtggcagcagtttataaccaatgctgcagacaactatgtcaatttggaacaccatactgaatagaggagaagaatagcaccattacatctctcaacatagcaacaaaccttgagatcgcatccatctacAGAAGTAcatcggcttgtcaccatcagaacagtccatttcaatatttgatCACAAttataaagcttctcttcaaatataccatcacttataattatgtatgccgggcacagaacagcatgcacagcaatgctgactatatgtgacccatcttatgctagcgtgtgtgtgtgtagtgggagggtgcaaaagtagctcccagggtacagggtaggaggggtaggggggttgctgtggtgggtgccatgatggtactataggtacaacaaggttcagttggtggattttgtcaaaatgtcaatgctgtatagtagggtgcatcagttgccccctatgaaaagatatcgccttggccctatagtaaaaatgttctacacccagtaaaaacacactgtgtaaaatattttgaaatttggatgaagtctaccggggccacca contains:
- the LOC134451003 gene encoding histone H2A, which codes for MSGRGKTGGKARAKAKTRSSRAGLQFPVGRVHRLLRKGNYAERVGAGAPVYLAAVLEYLTAEILELAGNAARDNKKTRIIPRHLQLAVRNDEELNKLLGGVTIAQGGVLPNIQAVLLPKKTEKSK
- the LOC134450945 gene encoding histone H3 — encoded protein: MARTKQTARKSTGGKAPRKQLATKAARKSAPATGGVKKPHRYRPGTVALREIRRYQKSTELLIRKLPFQRLVREIAQDFKTDLRFQSSAVMALQEASEAYLVGLFEDTNLCAIHAKRVTIMPKDIQLARRIRGERA
- the LOC134451060 gene encoding histone H4; its protein translation is MSGRGKGGKGLGKGGAKRHRKVLRDNIQGITKPAIRRLARRGGVKRISGLIYEETRGVLKVFLENVIRDAVTYTEHAKRKTVTAMDVVYALKRQGRTLYGFGG
- the LOC134451024 gene encoding histone H2B 1/2-like; amino-acid sequence: MPDPAKPAPKKGSKKAVSKTAGKGGKKRKRTRKESYAIYVYKVLKQVHPDTGISSKAMSIMNSFVNDIFERIAGEASRLAHYNKRHTISSREIQTAVRLLLPGELAKHAVSEGTKAVTKYTSSK